In Harmonia axyridis chromosome 6, icHarAxyr1.1, whole genome shotgun sequence, a single window of DNA contains:
- the LOC123683457 gene encoding uncharacterized protein LOC123683457 — MPRNKNDHQEYPLLIKIENCPKTAKPDPCSEECTKECLEKSYTIFDPKPPRKRRSTVEQAIEVIQEPISPMASTPERSPIITPVVSQTKKSSSVLLPKEPSVQKTPQPEEKDVGCTLEILVLEKHDRDCKLKKSTAATLDWLKGYNIISHHSVRICQGDTPIQVLAPQPTGGTCDCGRFTKKASCPVCSRLGRRINTPFTSVIQEPPQCLRSISDISEPETYIESVDSGGGRRGFEPDFKDMPIVRQKGERYPFFSKCFSRNCWRPQKRERKKVEPKVPEPIPPPKCSPRWRD, encoded by the exons ATGCCCAGAAATAAAAACGACCATCAAGAATACCCACTGTTGATTAAAATCGAAAACTGTCCCAAAACAGCTAAGCCAGACCCCTGTTCCGAAGAATGTACTAAAGAGTGTCTTGAAAAGTCCTATACAATATTCGACCCCAAACCTCCAAGAAAAAGACGCTCAACAGTAGAACAAGCAATTGAAGTTATCCAAGAACCAATATCTCCGATGGCATCAACACCAGAACGTTCACCAATAATAACTCCTGTAGTATCTCAAACTAAGAAAAGTAGTAGTGTACTACTCCCGAAGGAACCATCGGTTCAGAAAACTCCACAACCGGAGGAGAAAGATGTTGGATGTACCCTTGAGATTCTTGTCTTGGAAAAGCATGATAGAGATTGTAAACTCAAAAAATCCACAG CTGCTACGCTAGATTGGCTGAAGGGTTACAACATCATAAGTCACCACTCTGTCAGAATCTGTCAAGGCGACACTCCAATTCAAGTGTTAGCACCTCAACCAACAGGAGGAACATGTGACTGTGGAAGGTTCACGAAGAAGGCTTCCTGCCCAGTTTGCAGCCGTCTGGGTAGAAGAATCAACACTCCCTTCACATCGGTCATACAGGAACCTCCTCAGTGTCTCAGGAGCATCAGCGACATCTCAGAGCCTGAGACTTACATAGAGAGCGTAGATTCAGGAGGCGGTCGTAGAGGTTTCGAACCAGATTTCAAGGATATGCCGATTGTTAGGCAGAAAGGTGAGAGGTATCCGTTCTTCTCCAAGTGCTTCTCGAGGAATTGTTGGAGGCCGCAGAAGAGAGAAAGAAAAAAGGTAGAGCCCAAAGTCCCAGAACCGATTCCACCACCGAAGTGTTCTCCTCGTTGGCGTGACTAG